The following coding sequences lie in one Myxococcales bacterium genomic window:
- a CDS encoding 1-acyl-sn-glycerol-3-phosphate acyltransferase has product MAQARSIVRSALTWAGFAGVVLVGVPPMVLGYPLVLVDPNRAISDWYFRRIARVLIGLNPFWKVTVDGKEQLERGGPFVLVVNHQSFADLMAMCFLDHPTKYLGKHSVFKLPVFGWALAIAGEVPVRRGDRKSGAEALDKLREWLERGVSVALFPEGTRSADGNIGKFKLGAFNLAIKAGRPIVPVVIAGARELLPKHSVVFEEAANIRVRVLPPESTEGLTLDDAGALAERVRERMCYALGEMESR; this is encoded by the coding sequence GTGGCGCAGGCTCGCAGCATCGTGCGCTCGGCGCTGACCTGGGCCGGGTTCGCGGGGGTGGTCTTGGTCGGTGTCCCGCCGATGGTGCTTGGTTACCCGCTGGTGCTGGTGGATCCCAACCGCGCCATCTCGGACTGGTACTTCCGGCGCATTGCCCGGGTGTTGATCGGCTTGAACCCGTTCTGGAAGGTGACCGTCGATGGCAAGGAGCAGCTCGAGCGTGGTGGGCCATTCGTGCTCGTGGTCAACCACCAGAGCTTCGCTGATCTGATGGCGATGTGTTTCCTCGACCACCCGACGAAGTACCTGGGCAAACACAGCGTGTTCAAGCTGCCGGTGTTCGGCTGGGCGCTCGCGATTGCCGGGGAGGTCCCGGTGAGACGCGGCGATCGCAAGAGCGGTGCGGAGGCCCTCGACAAGTTGCGGGAGTGGCTGGAGCGCGGGGTCTCGGTGGCGTTATTTCCCGAGGGCACCCGCAGCGCGGACGGCAACATCGGCAAGTTCAAGCTCGGCGCCTTCAACCTGGCGATCAAGGCCGGGCGCCCCATCGTGCCCGTGGTGATCGCTGGCGCGCGGGAGCTCTTGCCCAAACACTCGGTCGTGTTCGAGGAGGCGGCGAACATTCGAGTGCGCGTGCTCCCGCCGGAAAGCACCGAAGGCCTGACCTTGGATGACGCGGGGGCGCTCGCGGAGCGCGTGCGCGAGCGCATGTGTTACGCGCTCGGCGAGATGGAGAGCCGCTGA
- the cobA gene encoding uroporphyrinogen-III C-methyltransferase: MSVGRAWLVGAGPGDPGLITVRGRDVLAQADVVLYDALAHASLLEGCPNAVKINVGKRYGVESPSQDAINEQIISHARAGKRVVRLKGGDPFLFARGSEEASALSRAGVPFEVVPGIPSAVGASAYAGMSLTHRELSSSVTIITGSDKAGTDWSPDAWKKLATATDTICVLMGMRRIEQITAAIVEGGRPASTPAAVVQWGARPEQHVVTGTLADIAVRVREAGVTNPAVIIVGHVVSLREELRWFDNRPLFGKRVLVPRAPHQAESTARQVRERAAEPVVFPVIQIVEPPDAERLRAAARTVSSYDWVVFTSANGVERFFAALAAERKDARAFGSARVAVIGPKTEAALRPHGVVADLVADEFVGEAVGKALLATGPVRRVLIPRALVARDALPEMLRAAGAEVDVVAAYETRPVGSERATELRAMLANGGLDVVMFTSGSTVTSLCELLGDDAAASLASVVVASIGPVTSRALEERGIKPTLTAKVYTVTGVLDALEAHFSSAE; the protein is encoded by the coding sequence ATGAGCGTGGGCAGAGCTTGGCTGGTCGGTGCGGGTCCGGGTGATCCGGGCCTGATCACGGTGCGCGGGCGCGACGTGCTGGCGCAAGCCGACGTCGTGCTCTACGACGCCCTCGCTCACGCATCGCTGCTCGAAGGCTGTCCGAACGCCGTCAAGATCAACGTCGGCAAACGCTACGGCGTCGAGAGTCCGTCGCAGGACGCCATCAACGAGCAGATCATCTCGCACGCCCGCGCCGGCAAACGTGTGGTGCGACTCAAAGGTGGAGATCCTTTCCTCTTCGCTCGTGGCTCCGAAGAGGCCTCCGCGCTCTCGCGCGCGGGCGTTCCGTTCGAGGTCGTACCAGGGATCCCTTCGGCGGTGGGCGCGAGCGCCTACGCCGGAATGTCGCTGACACACCGCGAGCTCTCGTCGAGTGTGACTATCATCACCGGTAGCGACAAAGCCGGGACCGACTGGTCACCGGACGCGTGGAAGAAGCTGGCCACCGCGACGGACACGATCTGTGTCTTGATGGGCATGCGGCGCATCGAGCAGATCACCGCGGCGATCGTCGAAGGGGGTCGCCCCGCCTCGACGCCGGCCGCGGTCGTGCAGTGGGGCGCGCGGCCAGAGCAGCACGTCGTCACCGGTACCCTCGCGGACATCGCGGTCCGGGTGCGCGAGGCCGGTGTCACGAACCCCGCGGTGATCATCGTCGGCCACGTGGTGAGCCTGCGCGAAGAGCTGAGGTGGTTCGACAACCGCCCGCTGTTTGGCAAGCGGGTGCTGGTGCCGCGCGCGCCGCATCAAGCCGAGAGCACCGCCCGCCAGGTGCGGGAGCGCGCGGCAGAGCCGGTGGTATTTCCGGTGATCCAGATCGTCGAGCCACCGGACGCGGAGCGGCTGCGTGCGGCTGCGCGAACTGTGTCGAGCTACGATTGGGTGGTCTTCACCAGCGCCAACGGCGTGGAGCGGTTCTTCGCGGCGCTCGCCGCAGAGCGCAAAGACGCGCGCGCGTTCGGCTCTGCGCGGGTCGCAGTCATCGGTCCAAAGACGGAAGCGGCGCTCCGCCCCCACGGCGTCGTCGCGGATCTGGTCGCCGACGAGTTCGTGGGCGAGGCCGTCGGCAAGGCGCTGCTCGCAACCGGCCCGGTGCGCCGCGTGCTGATCCCGCGCGCACTGGTGGCGCGCGATGCGCTGCCGGAAATGCTCCGCGCGGCCGGCGCCGAGGTCGACGTCGTTGCGGCGTACGAGACAAGACCCGTCGGCAGCGAGCGAGCGACCGAGCTGCGGGCGATGCTGGCAAACGGCGGGCTCGACGTGGTGATGTTCACCTCCGGGTCCACCGTCACTTCGCTGTGCGAGTTGCTCGGTGACGACGCAGCCGCCAGTCTGGCCTCCGTCGTCGTCGCGAGCATTGGACCCGTGACGAGCCGTGCGCTCGAAGAACGCGGAATCAAACCCACGCTCACCGCGAAGGTGTACACGGTGACCGGCGTTCTCGACGCGCTCGAGGCGCATTTTTCGTCGGCAGAGTGA
- a CDS encoding ABC transporter ATP-binding protein: MLKAFHEESAMGKAYDRRLIARLWPYLRPHRRLLGVSLVSVLVTALTSLFRPLIMLHAFDKGVLVGDSGVLLRSGLALASIVLLEQVLLYVQVYATQVLGARATSDLRRDVFVFLHRLRIGFFDRQPVGRLVTRVTNDIDAILELFSSGALAAAGDLVRLVGIVILMVILDFKLSLITFSTTPLVILLVISVRGRMREAFREIRAKTARMSATMNEQVSGMGVVQAYRREEQAAEEFDSINRSYRDANIASIKFEAMQDAAIEMVTAICLASIVVSFGYHSVSFGTIVAFNAYVVQFFEPISALAMRYTLLQSAMAGAERVFGLVDGTPVGEQDAVPTEAAPPGDKAFAFAFEDVTFAYKKGVPVLSEVSFAARRGEKLALVGPTGAGKSTVTQLLLRLYELEGGVVRVDGDDVRGLEREELRRRFAVVPQDVYLFPGSVCTNIAAGEEPDRERVRQALERIGALDVFESRPGGIDAIVDEHGANFSAGERQLIAFARALYRDAPILILDEATANIDSDTEARVQRALEALLANRTAIIIAHRLSTIRRADRIVVFHKGRVVEQGNHEELLEQGGLYARLHELQFARSEQHAAE, from the coding sequence AAGGGTGTGCTGGTCGGCGACTCGGGCGTTCTGCTCCGCTCCGGCCTCGCGCTGGCGAGCATCGTGTTGCTCGAACAGGTGCTCCTGTACGTTCAGGTCTACGCCACGCAGGTCCTCGGCGCCCGGGCAACCTCCGACCTGCGACGCGACGTGTTCGTGTTCCTGCACCGGCTGCGGATCGGCTTCTTCGATCGGCAACCGGTTGGGCGACTCGTCACCCGCGTGACCAACGACATCGACGCCATCTTGGAGCTGTTCTCGTCGGGTGCGCTGGCGGCGGCGGGTGACCTCGTGCGTCTGGTCGGCATCGTGATCTTGATGGTGATCCTCGACTTCAAACTGTCGCTGATCACCTTCAGCACGACGCCGCTGGTGATCCTCCTGGTGATCAGCGTCCGGGGCCGCATGCGGGAGGCGTTCCGGGAGATCCGCGCCAAGACCGCCCGTATGAGCGCGACCATGAACGAGCAGGTCTCGGGCATGGGAGTCGTACAGGCCTACCGCCGCGAAGAGCAGGCGGCAGAGGAGTTCGACTCGATCAATCGCTCGTACCGCGACGCCAACATCGCGAGCATCAAGTTCGAGGCCATGCAGGACGCGGCGATCGAAATGGTGACCGCGATCTGCCTGGCGTCCATCGTGGTGTCGTTCGGCTACCACAGCGTGAGCTTTGGCACGATCGTGGCGTTCAACGCCTACGTGGTGCAGTTCTTCGAGCCCATCAGTGCACTGGCGATGCGCTACACGCTGCTGCAGAGCGCAATGGCGGGGGCGGAGCGAGTGTTCGGCTTGGTCGACGGGACACCGGTGGGCGAGCAGGACGCCGTACCGACCGAAGCGGCGCCGCCGGGGGACAAGGCCTTTGCCTTCGCTTTCGAGGACGTGACGTTCGCGTACAAGAAGGGCGTTCCGGTGCTCAGCGAGGTGAGTTTTGCAGCGCGTCGCGGGGAGAAGCTCGCGCTGGTGGGGCCGACGGGTGCGGGCAAGAGCACCGTGACCCAGCTCTTGTTGCGTTTGTACGAGCTCGAGGGCGGGGTGGTGCGTGTGGATGGTGACGACGTGCGCGGGCTCGAGCGCGAGGAGCTGCGGCGGCGTTTTGCGGTGGTTCCGCAGGACGTGTACCTGTTTCCGGGTTCGGTCTGCACCAACATCGCGGCTGGGGAAGAGCCCGACCGCGAGCGGGTGCGTCAGGCGCTGGAGCGGATCGGCGCGCTGGACGTGTTCGAGAGCCGGCCTGGGGGCATCGACGCGATTGTGGACGAACATGGCGCGAATTTCAGCGCCGGCGAGCGACAGCTCATCGCGTTCGCGCGGGCGCTGTACCGCGACGCACCGATCCTGATCTTGGACGAAGCGACGGCGAACATCGACAGCGACACGGAAGCGCGGGTGCAGCGCGCTCTAGAGGCCCTGCTCGCCAACCGCACCGCAATCATCATCGCCCACCGGTTGTCGACGATCCGCCGTGCGGACCGCATCGTCGTATTTCACAAAGGGCGCGTGGTGGAGCAAGGCAACCACGAAGAGCTGCTGGAACAAGGCGGCCTGTACGCGAGACTGCATGAGCTTCAGTTCGCGCGCTCGGAGCAGCACGCTGCGGAGTGA
- a CDS encoding HNH endonuclease: MRPSGRAGGAPFAGAHGREAPTGCGALNASEFLTIEHIVPFAKGGPTTVDNCCLLCSAHNSYRARQVFGDEHIVNEIAGARARREANRTPDVPSAPPAPPVPAVAAAPEPEVFEKVRSALVLSGFKRAQARHAVEQVRLRGVEPRAEPLLRAAIAVLTP, from the coding sequence ATTAGACCGTCCGGCCGGGCCGGAGGAGCTCCGTTTGCGGGTGCCCACGGTCGCGAAGCGCCAACTGGATGCGGGGCGCTGAACGCGAGTGAGTTCCTGACCATCGAGCACATCGTTCCTTTCGCGAAGGGCGGACCGACCACCGTGGACAACTGCTGCCTGCTCTGCTCGGCTCACAACTCGTACCGAGCGCGACAGGTGTTCGGCGACGAGCACATCGTGAACGAGATCGCCGGGGCTCGAGCTCGCCGCGAAGCGAACCGCACGCCTGATGTGCCGTCCGCGCCGCCAGCACCGCCGGTGCCTGCGGTCGCGGCCGCGCCCGAGCCCGAAGTGTTCGAGAAGGTGCGCTCGGCGCTGGTGCTCTCGGGCTTCAAGCGGGCCCAGGCACGGCACGCTGTCGAACAGGTGCGACTGCGCGGGGTCGAGCCTCGGGCCGAACCCCTGCTTCGCGCCGCGATCGCCGTGCTCACACCCTGA
- a CDS encoding pirin family protein — protein MPKTEAEPPRRSREIERVITAERTTDGAGVNLNRILGGRALPMLDPFLLLDEFQSDNPNDYIRGFPDHPHRGFETVTYMLHGAMEHKDSVGNRGRLGPGSAQWMTAGRGIIHSEMPKQERGLMWGYQLWVNLPRQNKWRKPRYQDIPPERIPERELEGTQLRVVAGDAQGATGPVQGIDVEPVFLDVALKRGARFSHDLPAGHTAFVYVVDGALRVGPSKRELRRGQLAVLAAGETFEASCDADAGRGLLLAARPLNEPVARRGPFVMNTDDELRQAFEDYRTGRLIGG, from the coding sequence ATGCCGAAGACCGAAGCCGAACCGCCGCGACGCTCGCGGGAAATCGAGCGGGTCATCACCGCAGAGCGCACCACCGACGGCGCAGGCGTGAACCTGAACCGAATCCTGGGCGGGCGCGCGCTGCCCATGCTCGATCCGTTTCTCTTGCTCGACGAATTCCAGTCGGACAACCCCAACGACTACATCCGAGGATTCCCCGATCACCCACACCGCGGCTTCGAGACCGTGACGTACATGCTGCACGGCGCCATGGAGCACAAAGACAGCGTCGGGAATCGTGGGCGCCTCGGGCCCGGGAGTGCGCAGTGGATGACGGCGGGGCGCGGCATCATTCACTCCGAGATGCCCAAACAGGAGCGCGGTCTGATGTGGGGTTACCAGCTGTGGGTGAACCTCCCGCGCCAGAACAAGTGGCGCAAACCTCGTTATCAGGACATTCCCCCCGAGCGTATCCCGGAGCGCGAGCTCGAGGGGACCCAGCTGCGGGTGGTCGCAGGCGATGCGCAGGGCGCGACCGGACCGGTGCAGGGCATCGACGTCGAGCCCGTGTTCCTGGATGTCGCGCTGAAGCGCGGCGCACGCTTCAGCCACGATCTGCCGGCGGGGCACACGGCATTCGTCTACGTCGTCGATGGCGCGCTCCGCGTTGGCCCATCGAAGCGCGAGCTTCGGCGCGGGCAGCTGGCGGTCCTCGCAGCGGGTGAGACCTTCGAGGCGAGCTGTGACGCGGACGCGGGCCGCGGGCTCTTGCTGGCAGCCCGACCGTTGAACGAACCGGTCGCGCGCCGCGGTCCGTTCGTGATGAACACCGACGACGAGCTCCGCCAGGCCTTCGAGGACTACCGAACCGGACGCCTGATCGGCGGCTGA
- a CDS encoding DUF4339 domain-containing protein, giving the protein MTAQSSSPPSEKTDPCAAPTPEPETDPEGAGVIGLQISGLDRWFVTNGVTAVGPVSYELLRRGVESGRIPAGAFVRHDNWKVWRRLDELEQLSAAKREEAVQHLSAISAAAEERASNPYNEPPPPPTEEELAEQESPNKIPSMRPAAVDPAGVLESATDLEQAMLLALSTAVTAAGAHVGFLHLVRADLGATVATFAHGPDAEILLGERLANNDPVLLAAQAGHTVLGEPRLGEAGRYIAGRMTRCLPGPRGVAMVPVMVEGHMFAMIEVGRASRPFRATEMARVEEVTEALSRRIVALGLN; this is encoded by the coding sequence TTGACCGCGCAATCAAGCAGCCCACCCTCGGAAAAGACCGACCCGTGCGCGGCGCCGACCCCGGAGCCGGAGACGGATCCGGAAGGTGCCGGCGTGATCGGTCTGCAGATCTCGGGGCTCGATCGCTGGTTCGTCACCAACGGTGTCACCGCCGTGGGTCCCGTGAGCTACGAGCTGTTGCGCCGCGGGGTCGAGTCCGGACGTATCCCGGCGGGCGCCTTCGTGCGCCACGACAACTGGAAGGTGTGGCGCCGGCTCGACGAGCTCGAGCAGCTCTCCGCGGCGAAACGCGAAGAGGCCGTGCAGCACCTGTCGGCGATCAGCGCAGCGGCCGAGGAGCGAGCGAGCAATCCGTATAACGAGCCACCGCCTCCGCCGACCGAGGAAGAGCTCGCGGAGCAGGAGTCGCCGAACAAGATCCCGTCGATGCGCCCGGCCGCGGTGGATCCGGCCGGCGTGCTAGAGAGTGCAACCGATCTGGAGCAAGCAATGCTGCTCGCGCTCTCGACGGCGGTCACGGCGGCTGGCGCACACGTCGGCTTCTTGCACCTGGTGCGAGCCGATCTCGGCGCAACGGTCGCGACCTTTGCCCACGGTCCCGATGCGGAGATCTTGCTGGGGGAGCGCCTCGCGAACAACGACCCGGTGCTCCTGGCAGCGCAGGCCGGACACACCGTTCTCGGTGAGCCGCGCCTTGGCGAAGCGGGGCGATACATCGCCGGGCGCATGACACGCTGCCTGCCCGGTCCGCGAGGCGTGGCAATGGTGCCGGTCATGGTCGAGGGTCACATGTTCGCGATGATCGAGGTTGGCCGTGCGTCGCGCCCCTTCCGCGCTACCGAGATGGCCCGCGTCGAAGAGGTGACCGAGGCGCTCTCCCGGCGCATCGTCGCCCTCGGCCTCAACTGA
- a CDS encoding AgmX/PglI C-terminal domain-containing protein: MLHARKTPTSTLFAFTLAACGHARQRAASPAETASRPESQEVVIPAAATSSDHAGAPSEAEVAAPSLPPRSDPATTPDRPCARTDGSEVPCAELGPRGVSDISTTFTRARKQFKQCYEEEKKTRPTLKVKLGIKIVIEPSGAVREVSDVSTAPDPALYACVATAVRGLRFPAANSESVVQLPLSFVP, from the coding sequence ATGCTCCACGCCCGGAAGACGCCAACCAGCACGCTCTTCGCGTTCACGCTGGCGGCATGTGGACACGCTCGACAGCGCGCCGCATCACCGGCCGAGACGGCCTCGAGGCCCGAGTCCCAGGAGGTCGTGATCCCGGCCGCAGCGACGAGCTCGGATCACGCCGGCGCACCGAGCGAGGCAGAGGTCGCAGCTCCTTCGTTGCCGCCGCGCAGCGACCCTGCAACCACACCCGACCGTCCCTGCGCTCGCACCGACGGATCGGAGGTTCCTTGCGCCGAGCTCGGTCCACGAGGGGTCTCGGACATCTCCACGACCTTCACGCGCGCGAGGAAGCAGTTCAAACAATGCTACGAGGAAGAAAAAAAGACACGCCCGACGCTGAAGGTGAAGCTCGGCATCAAGATCGTGATCGAACCGAGTGGCGCCGTGAGGGAAGTCAGCGACGTCTCGACGGCCCCTGACCCCGCGCTGTACGCCTGTGTCGCGACCGCGGTGCGTGGGCTCAGATTTCCCGCGGCCAACAGCGAGTCCGTGGTGCAACTCCCGCTCAGCTTCGTGCCCTGA
- a CDS encoding trypsin-like serine protease has translation MPPIGQLFPRSRAQLTLALALPCVAFACSEARNQEPETVSLAQPVIGGVPDPAETGVVSISHLDYPFLCSGTVIGPTLVVTAKHCTFKEVANGPDLALKGDRFRVGFGPSTGSLTYRGSTKMEWIGQPANLEVQPAVDAGEDVALIWLSSAIPAGTFIHKVKTDYVPGTSDSFTIVGYGRSSLTSGAVGVKRMTVDALLNVNGSTGIVKTEGKGACSGDSGGAFFFGAFAAGTQRELVGITSTAQKSDAGVECGVGISNATSVRNGKVSQFLLNALGIVGVCVPSTELCGDGKDQDCDGIADNSCKADGQTCSSEVECASGLCEDTGAGKTCVRHCVGGAGCPAGSHCVSSCGQGFCQPGNPGTKKILQACSAGSDCETDHCGAAGCTLPCNPALGQCPDDMACASKTNCGECAALAGVAGPRLLGEACTTTSDCEADTACEDDGLGVLRCTRACAEGGSCPSGFTCHVGRCVRGGKLGTGERCMGAEYCASGACMTLADRRDNFCTKACNPSVGCAYGFDCQSVVGQDLCVPTAKRLGEQCATDNECVSGHCNAELGRCSRECSPENSPCPPGFECNVVGLGLFCVDKTTWAPASASGGGGSGSGGNGGSGASGGGSGGGGSSGTGNASGTGSGSGTGGKKSGNGSSDSGGCTTQSSETRAEWLLAVVALGLVARRRWWWERA, from the coding sequence GTGCCCCCAATCGGACAGCTCTTCCCTCGCTCCCGAGCGCAGCTGACGCTCGCGCTCGCTCTGCCGTGCGTGGCGTTCGCTTGCTCCGAGGCGCGAAACCAGGAGCCGGAGACCGTGAGCCTGGCGCAACCGGTCATCGGCGGCGTGCCGGATCCCGCCGAGACCGGCGTCGTCTCGATCTCGCACCTCGACTATCCATTCCTGTGTTCGGGCACCGTGATCGGCCCGACCCTGGTGGTGACCGCCAAACACTGCACCTTCAAGGAGGTCGCGAACGGTCCCGATCTCGCGCTCAAGGGTGATCGCTTCCGTGTCGGCTTCGGGCCGAGCACCGGTTCCCTCACCTACCGCGGTAGCACCAAGATGGAGTGGATCGGCCAGCCGGCAAACCTCGAGGTTCAACCCGCGGTCGATGCGGGCGAGGACGTCGCGTTGATCTGGCTTTCGAGCGCCATACCCGCCGGCACGTTCATCCACAAGGTCAAGACCGACTACGTGCCCGGCACTAGCGATAGCTTCACCATCGTCGGTTATGGCCGGAGCTCACTCACGAGCGGCGCCGTGGGCGTGAAACGCATGACCGTCGATGCTCTGCTCAACGTCAACGGCTCGACGGGGATCGTCAAGACAGAGGGCAAGGGCGCGTGCAGCGGAGACTCCGGCGGCGCCTTCTTCTTCGGGGCGTTTGCGGCTGGCACACAGCGAGAGTTGGTCGGCATCACGAGCACAGCTCAGAAATCCGACGCAGGTGTGGAGTGCGGCGTGGGGATCAGCAACGCCACGAGTGTGCGCAACGGGAAGGTGAGCCAGTTCCTGCTGAACGCGCTGGGCATCGTTGGGGTGTGTGTGCCGTCGACCGAGCTCTGCGGCGACGGCAAGGATCAGGACTGCGACGGCATCGCCGACAACTCGTGCAAAGCCGACGGTCAGACCTGCAGTAGCGAGGTGGAGTGCGCCTCGGGGCTGTGCGAAGACACCGGCGCCGGGAAGACCTGTGTCCGACACTGCGTGGGTGGAGCCGGGTGTCCCGCCGGATCGCACTGTGTCTCGAGCTGCGGGCAGGGCTTCTGTCAGCCGGGCAACCCCGGCACGAAGAAGATCTTGCAGGCGTGCAGCGCCGGCTCCGACTGCGAGACAGATCACTGCGGGGCTGCGGGCTGCACCTTGCCGTGTAATCCCGCCCTCGGTCAGTGCCCCGACGACATGGCGTGTGCGTCCAAGACCAACTGCGGTGAGTGCGCGGCGCTCGCCGGCGTGGCGGGACCGCGACTCCTGGGCGAGGCGTGCACGACGACCTCCGACTGCGAAGCCGACACCGCTTGTGAAGACGACGGGCTCGGCGTGCTTCGCTGCACCCGTGCTTGCGCGGAGGGCGGCAGCTGTCCGAGCGGTTTCACCTGCCACGTGGGGCGCTGTGTGCGTGGGGGAAAGCTGGGCACCGGGGAGCGTTGTATGGGTGCGGAGTACTGCGCGAGCGGGGCGTGCATGACGCTCGCCGACCGGCGCGACAACTTCTGCACCAAGGCCTGCAACCCGAGCGTCGGTTGCGCCTACGGTTTCGATTGTCAGAGCGTGGTCGGGCAAGATCTTTGTGTGCCCACCGCCAAACGACTGGGCGAACAGTGCGCGACGGACAACGAGTGTGTGAGCGGCCACTGCAACGCCGAGCTCGGTCGCTGTTCGCGCGAGTGCTCTCCGGAAAATTCACCCTGCCCACCCGGTTTCGAGTGCAACGTGGTCGGCTTGGGCCTGTTCTGCGTCGACAAGACGACCTGGGCCCCGGCGTCGGCGAGCGGCGGCGGCGGCAGCGGCAGCGGCGGAAACGGCGGTAGCGGGGCCAGCGGTGGAGGCTCGGGCGGTGGAGGTTCGTCCGGCACTGGCAACGCCAGCGGCACGGGCAGCGGCAGCGGCACGGGCGGAAAGAAGAGCGGCAACGGCAGCTCGGACTCGGGTGGTTGCACGACGCAGAGTAGTGAAACCCGGGCCGAGTGGTTGCTGGCAGTGGTCGCTCTCGGTCTCGTCGCTCGTCGTCGTTGGTGGTGGGAGCGCGCTTGA